Below is a window of Garra rufa chromosome 24, GarRuf1.0, whole genome shotgun sequence DNA.
cctgtttctgaaagagaggtaacttatactcagagtcagttaccttggtaacttactctgtgaatcaaacctggtcaggagcaggttttcttcggtaaacccagagtttctttcggtctcctccccctttttaaagtgtaagtgatgtttaaatacatcattcattcatttatgcttcaaaaatgcttttcttagtgagtgttttggaatgataaataaaaataaatttaaataaataaataaattgataaatttagtgcattttacttaaaacaagaaaaataatcttaatgcaaatggaaacaagattatttttcttacccaattggcagataatatgcaaaataagaaaaatacacttacaaagattaaataaacaccttttaaaaaaattaaattattgaaataaagtgcaaaaatagtaatttacagagattttcattaaaggttttacagaaagaaaaaacagattttttccttgtttcaattgggatatattactttaattttatggtttttgtttggcagccgtagctgccagtcgtttaaccgtttttttttttttttttacagtgtaaaacccttatttgacagattttacctagatttttacaatgaaagcactaaatgttctacagagaaacactgttaatttacaaatcattacaataaaaaaaaaaaaacgttcaataaagtgtcaaagcatgctcaaggtgaaaaataaacagttttatttaaaagacaaaatacaaagtctgcacaaatgccatattaaatttacattttacatttaagctctttttttaagaaatacagcacaattacatttaaaatactgtgatgatgaagaacatggaacagtttaatcaaaatgtttaattaagtATATAAGACAACTTCACGTccagagaaaatatttcctgataattcactcacccccatgtaatccaagatgttcatgtctttctttcttcaaatcaaaaacaaattaaagtttttgaggaaaacattccaggatttttctccatatagtggacttcaatgagagccaatgggtttcaatacagctttcaaagggctttacaagtttccagtgacccttattccttggctgggatcatgtagagccctttgaagctgcattgaaactgaaatttggcccgttagctcccatcgaaatatggagaaaaatcctggaattcctcaaaaacctttttgacagaaaaaagaaagacatttttcttagaaatgtatcttgatttaagaatctttagattttttttaaattggaacaacaagacaataatactaagtaagaaaagcattttttaggtgcattaatttattgcacatattttcataatgcagacactgtcaaagtgccaaaaaaaaatttaaaaaattaaataaaataaaataaataaataaataaattatatatataaccaccaccacagccatcttttttttccctaaatgcacaaatgcaacttttattctttttcatgttggattttaacattcttccagtacttccatctcctcttcatctgagccttcttgctgttggctgagtaggcgtcaaatgttcatttcattaatctaattaagaaatgcaactgtttggattagagaacatttaattatgtgaaaagagcattagactatgtggaaaaagctgctgcaaattgaaatagacacagaattatattttaatgtcaaatattagtaaaatcatgtagcctacacccatcaaccctttatgcttaaagctttacctggttgaattatgtttttatacttcatgtttagctgtttcattcttcttatttttttattttatttaattttatttaattttatttttttgcctgtggGATACCATGAAAATGAATAGTTCATTAACTTATTGTTCTgtcagtttttacctttgatattctaattattaataattaaattattctattcttaataattattaagaattaaagttaagcattggctcgaagtatgcagaggtctttttggcgggagctgttgccatggtgaatcataatttcggagctctattgatcagggcttttcatagtcatggtgcaagcactaaactcagagtcaacctactcagagtaGATTAAACTAACTTagttcagctgttctgaaaccaaaaactcagagtttcccatctcagggtaagtcaattcagagttcaagtttaaactcagagttggttgaacctccttattgaaacaggccccatGTGGCGGAATGTAACATAACAAAAGTCGTGCTCAATTATAATAGAACAAAtgacttaaagggacagtacacccaaaaatgaaaattacctcatgatttactcccCCTCAAGCCAACCTTGGTGTATATggtctttcttctttcagataaatacaattggagttatattaaaaatgtcctggctgctccatgctttataatggcagtgaatgggtgttgagattttgaagtctaataaagtgcatccatccatcataaaaagtgctccacatggctctgagAGGTTAATAAAGGCACCCTAAAGTAAATTGacgtgtttgtgtaagaaaaatatcagcGTGTACACGAGAGTGGCATTTTAGCAGACGACGGACGTGACACACagtggagagaacaaaacaaaacacggtcacaaattagaagtaccaAATGTAGATTTGTGAAGAGAAATGTCGGAGGATTTAGATATAAGCCAGGAGGAgattggttttcctttgctgtaaacaaaggAAAAGCAGACTTTCTTTACAAACGTACAAACTTTGGCTTTTTTCATGCTCAACTTTTCAGTcggtcagactgggagaccaggtAAACCATTCTAAACCAGTTAAGACCACCAGACCCTTAGGctggtttatttattaattcagtaATTTATATGCAAACTGATGTTCCTGTTTCCAAAAATTGAAAGTTGTCAGTGTGGGTCACAGAATTAATAATTAACATGGAGCTTTAAATGTTGGTTTTGCAGGAAGATATAGCCTATACAAAATGTAAACaacataaaagacattaaaaaaaaactcagaaccgCTGTTCTGCAACCTAACATCCCACAGAGGCGTTTCATTTAGGTAACTGGATGGACCAATTACAAAGCACAGTCTTTTTTTCCGTGTTCCTCTTAGCCAATCACAACACTCGCTGGTTAAAATCAGTTCGGTTGTGTGTTGGCTCTTGTGTACGTGCTGTTTAGCGCAACGGTGGCCGTGCGGGATAACACAAGGAATACATATTTAGCGTTCTGTTATAGAAATAATATGAAACGGAGGTGAATTTTCGGATTCGGATGATGCGGTCAGCTCTACTCTTTGGACGCTCCCTGCCATGATTCCAAtataaagatttttctttttctcatAAACAGCTTCTGGCCTCAGTCGGTTCACATTTTTCCCTCACAATGAGACTGTACGCATTTCTTCTGAAGGACCATTTTCCAAAGATAGAATATTATTCACGGTTTTCACCATCGCCCCTGTCAATAAAACAGTTTCTGGAATTCGGTAAGTGCGAGCGCATCCATCACGTGAATACTGACAGTCACTGACTGACAGCTGCACTTGTTACTTTTGATGCAGCATGATTATATTGATTGCCTCATAAATTAAGTATGTTTTATAAACCCTCATTGTTTTAGTGTACGTTTAGTGTTCAAATCCGACGATTGTACAAATGTAAACAAGAACTTTGTTCATTTGGGAAGGAAAACGTTAACAGGACGTTTCAGTCCTGTGTTATTGAGGAAATTGCTTATGTCAGCATGACAGTAATTTCCAAAGTCAACATTTAAAGATGTTGTTTATACTCAGAAATTGTTGAAATAGCAGTTACACATTCATTGATGCTATATTTGTGACCTTggtacacaaaaccagtcataagggtaaattatttaaattgaataagcttttaattgatgggataggacaatatttggccgagataaaactatttgaaaatctggagtgcaaaaaatctaaatattgagaaaaagttgtccaaataaagttcttagcaatgcatattactaataaaaaagttttttgatatatttacggtaggaaatttacgaaatatcttcatggaacatgatctttacttaatatccctttgatttttggcataaaagaaaaatcgatcattttgacccatacaatgtatttttggctattgcttggttttgtggtccagggtcacatattctaatATTACTGTAACATGCACATGAAATAACTGTCTGTTAATCTAACTGTACTTTAATAAGAGGGAGAGGCTCTTTATGTAAATGCAATATGAAGTGTGTTATATGAACACTATGTAGGCTACACCTAGGTGACGTCAAACGCAACAGCTCGTCCTAAATCATATGACTGTGGAAAAATAACAGGTTTTtatgaattaaaatttttgggtgaacagtcCATCAAGTAAAAAGGGACAAAAGGGACTGTCATAAAGGCATGAGTCAGAAGAAGAGCTTATGCAACAAGGCTAATTATGATATTAGTTACAATCTTAAATAAATTATAGGGATAGTTGAACCTGCTTGTGATGCTTCAGCAGGAAACATATTGGTGTGCTCTGAAGGCCTACAACAAGTGGGTATTtgctaaatacagttgaggtcaacagtttacatacaccttgcagaatctgcaaaatgttaattatttgaccgtaattaaaaatgttttttatttaatactgacctgagatatttcacaaaagacgtttacatgtaatgcacaagagaaaataatactttttaaaaaaaatgaccccatttaaaagtttacatacacttgattcttaatactatgttgttacctgaatgatccacagctgtgtttttttttgttgttgttttgtttagtgatagttgttcaagagtcccttgtttgtcctaaaaaattttaaaatgcctgctgttcttcagaaaaatccttcaggtcccacaaattcttggtttttctgcatttttgtgtatttgaaccctttctaacaatgacaatttgagatccatcttctcacactagagacaactgaggaactcatatgcaactattacagaaggttcagacacTCACTGATCCTTCAaagagaaaaaaacaatgcattaagagccaagggtgtaaacttttgaacaggtgtCTCGGGTTTCACTTATGGATGATAAAGCATTTTTCACTACTTTCCCATCATTAATCACTGACAGCCCCTCCTGTTTTCTCAGTTGTTTGTTTCTGCTTGCTGGATTTTCAGGTAGGGATAATGCATGTGAGAAAACATCTTACATGTTCCTGCGGAAGGAGCTGCCGGTGCGTCTGGCTAACACTATGAGAGAGGTCAATCTGCTGCCAGACAGGCTCCTCAGTCAACCTTCAGTCAAACTGGTGCAGAAATGGTGAGTATAAATGAGTTGAAAATGGAGGACGTCAGATACACGTGCTTCATTGAAGCCTGAGCCGTGTCAAATCTCTCCACAGGTACATGCAAAGTTTTTTCGAGCTGCTAGAGTTTGAGAACAGGAAGCCAGAAGACCCACATGCCCTGAATGAGTAAGtaggattttttatgttttttttttttttttttttgctttttgtaaGCCATCTAGATGGTCTTGTTCTGCAGGCAGTTGCACTGCATGCTATTATATTTTCACGCGAGGTGAATTCAGGCCAAAGTTGAGCACAGAGGAATCAGATAGTGACTGAAAGCTGCCCTGACAGTGGAAAAGAACAAATATGCATGCTGGGTCAGCGAAAAACAAAGGAAGTATCCTACTCGCATGCCTTTTCTACGTACAATGGCATTTATTATTCatactaaatatttttaatgacttGAATAACTACAAACTAGAGCAAAGATTTGGGTTTACTTACAGTTTGCTCTAGGTCAGTGTTAGAAATTTCctctatttttacatttagattaacTTTGTCATTATCTAATGCTCACTTAAAGTTTTAATATTACAACATATATTTAATatgttataatatataatacataatataccagtcaaaagtttttgaactgtaagatttttttatgttttaatgttgctcaccaatcctgtgtttatataaaacagtaaaattctgaaatgtttttactatttgaaataactgttttctatttgaatatattttaaaatgtaatttattcctgtgatttcaaagttgaatttttagcatcaatactccagttacatgatccttcagaaatcattctaatattttgaattgcttctcaaaaaacatttattactattattattattatgttgaaaacagcagagtagatttttttcaggttactttgatgaatagaaagttcagaaggacagcatttattagaaatagaaatcttttgcaacattataaatgtctttatcatcacttttgataaatttaaagcatccttgctaaataaaagtactaatttctaccatttctaaagactggagtaatgatgctgtaaatttagctttgatcacaggaataaattccattttaaaatatattcaaatagaaaacagttattttaaatagtaaaaatatttcacaataataatgcttttgctgcattttgaatcaaataaatgcaggcttggttagcagaagagacttcttaaaaaaaacatcaaaaatcttactgttcaaaaacttttgactggttgtgtaatataatataatatgataaatATATAGAATTTTATTATAGACCATAATATTAAAGTAATAACCAACGTATCAATCTCACATAGAATTttcaatattgtaatatattttaaaatatttttatacaaaaataattaactttttttaacctATCAATGTTTTTCTAGCTTTCTGGAGACTCTAATAGAGATCAGGAACAGACATAATGATGTGGTCCCGACTATGGCCCAGGGTGTGATCGAATATAAAGAGAAGTTTGGTTTCGATCCATTCGCCAGCTCCAACATCCAGTACTTTTTGGACCGCTTCTACACCAACCGAATCTCCTTTCGCATGCTCATCAACCAGCACAGTATGTGATGCTAAAAAAACACTACTCACTGGTCCATAGATTTTCATCGAGTTTTATCGCAATTGCTTTTCTCTTTATTACAGCTCTCCTTTTTGGCAATGACATCAACCCAGCCCATCCAAAACACATTGGCAGTATTGATCCCAACTGCAATGTTGCTGAGGTGGTGACTGGtaagagtttttattttttgttctgtcacaaacagaaacattgaaaagtttgggggtgtgtaagatttttatttatttacttttttttaattaatttttttaatgtatatttttattcaggGTGCACACATTATCCAAAGTGACATGTATAATGTTTAAAAagatgtatattttaaaataaatgctcttGTTTTGAAcctttatatttatcaaagaacattcaaaaatgtgtcacaaaaatattaagcagcacattttcaacattgataataataaatgtttcttgagcaccaaatcagcatattagaatgatttctgaaggatcatttgacccaaaagcctggagtaatgatgctgaaaattcagctttgcatcacaggaataaattacatttcaaaatatattcaaacagaaaccatttattttaaattgtaataatatttcacaatattactgattttattgtattttgatcaaataaatgcagctttgtgagcataagagagtGCTTTCAAAACAATCCTaccaactccaaacttttgaatggcagtgaatGAAAAATATCCTGGATTTTGTGCTTCACTGATTCAGCATGATTTTGTTTTCAGATGCATACGAGACTGCCAAGATGGTATGTGAGCAATATTATTCAGCTGCCCCTGAACTCAAAATAGAGGAATTCAATGGTACAAGTCCTTCTTATTCTCTCAAATCTCAATATATAATGTTTCTTTCAGAGTTACTTCATGTCCAATTCATTTAATACTTCCAGAGCTCCAAAATGTTACAATATGTTGCTTTTTATGCAGCAAAGGCTCCTCAAAAACCCATCCAGGCTGTGTACGTTCCCTCACACCTGTTTCACATGCTGTTTGAATTGTTTAAGGTACAGATACATCTTAAATTTGTTATATCAAGTACTGGCATGTGTTACGCAATGTAATAATTAGCAGTCCTTATCTTTTGTGTTTTTCCCAAGGCTCTGACGTATTGCTGTAAcagcttgtgtttgtgttttcagAACGCGATGCGGGCCACCAATGAGCTCCACGAGGGCAGTAAGGAGGGTCTTCCTCTTATAAAAGCAAAAGTGACCCTGGGGAAGGAAGATCTCTCTGTGAAGGTCAGTTTGTGAATCAGTGTCCTTTGCAAACACCTACGCATGGCATTGCCTTGATCCTAAACTTTTTGTGGCTTTTATCATAGATCAGTGATAGGGGAGGGGGTGTGGCTTTACGGAAGATTGACAGGCTGTTCAACTACACCTACTCGACTGCACCAACACCCAGTCTGGACTCCAAACGAGTGCCATTGGTAAGGAAGTGTGGATACAGTATTTATAAAGCAAGCTAACAAACAAAAATCATGCTGTCGTCACTTAGTCACCCTCATGTGGCTGGAAAACCACTAGTATGACTTTATATGAATGTGGATCATTAAAAGACTTGTTTAGCAgtatgttaaaggaatagtttatccaaatatgaaaattctgtcatgtcaccgtcatgttgttccaaacccgtaagaccttcaaaacacaaattaagatatttttgatgaactcctagagctttctgaccctgcatagacagcaatgcaactgacactttcaaggcccagaaagatagtaaggacattgttaaaatagtccatgtgacatcagaggttcaaccaaaatgttatgaagctacgaaaatactgtgtacaaagaaaactaaaataacaactttgtaTGTGTTGTGGacatacaaaataacatgcactaACAATTACTTTACAGTTTTCTGAGGCCAGATAGACTCAAATTTAAGTTATTTGCTAATGTATTATACTAAAATATTTTGATGAAACTTAAAATTTCATGAAACCTGTCAAGAATGTTTTTTTTGTCCCCCAGTATTTTTTGAAGAGGCAATTCAGTAATGCAGTACAATACACTAccagatttttagtttttttaaagaagtcttttttaaagaagttttttaaaagcctgcatttatttgatccaaaaaacagcaaaagcagtaatattgtatatttttactatttaaaataactgctttctatttgaatatattttaaaatgtaatttattcctgtgaccaattttaaattttcagcgtcattactccagtcttcattgtcacacaatccttcagaaatcatgctgatttgctgttcaagaaacatttttttattatcaatatttaaaactgttgagtaaattttttcaggattctttgataaatagaagggtccaaagatcagcatttatctgaaataaaaagcttttgtaacattatacactgtaccatttAAAAGCctgaagtcagtataattttttgaaggcgaaagaaattatagaaattatttttatttagcaaagatgctttaaattgatcaaaagtgacgataaaggtatttataatgttacagaaagttttctatttcagataaacgctgttcttttgaactttctattcatcaaagaaacctgaaaaaattctactcagttattttcagcataataataaatgttttgtgagcagcaaatcagaatattagactgatttctaaaggatcacgtgactggagtaatgattctaaaaaatcagctttgaaatcacaggaataaatttcattttgaaatttattcaaataaaaaaactgttattttaaatagtccaaaaatatttcagaatttt
It encodes the following:
- the pdk3a gene encoding pyruvate dehydrogenase (acetyl-transferring) kinase isozyme 3, mitochondrial, with product MRLYAFLLKDHFPKIEYYSRFSPSPLSIKQFLEFGRDNACEKTSYMFLRKELPVRLANTMREVNLLPDRLLSQPSVKLVQKWYMQSFFELLEFENRKPEDPHALNDFLETLIEIRNRHNDVVPTMAQGVIEYKEKFGFDPFASSNIQYFLDRFYTNRISFRMLINQHTLLFGNDINPAHPKHIGSIDPNCNVAEVVTDAYETAKMVCEQYYSAAPELKIEEFNAKAPQKPIQAVYVPSHLFHMLFELFKNAMRATNELHEGSKEGLPLIKAKVTLGKEDLSVKISDRGGGVALRKIDRLFNYTYSTAPTPSLDSKRVPLAGFGHGLPISRLYARYFQGDLKLYSMEGVGTDAVIYLKALSSESFERLPVFNKSAWRHYQGGPGADDWSNPSKEPRDASKYKAKR